A DNA window from Sphaeramia orbicularis chromosome 22, fSphaOr1.1, whole genome shotgun sequence contains the following coding sequences:
- the LOC115414350 gene encoding egl nine homolog 3, with amino-acid sequence MPFIEHVSDADLERVALVRVVPSLLTHGFCCVDGLLGELTGGIVLEQVKDMHCSGMLQDGRLAGSVPGVHRKSIRGDKIAWVSGTERGCEAISFLLDLIDRLVSVCASRLGTKAIRERSKAMVACYPGNGAGYVKHVDNPNGDGRCITCIYYLNKNWNPTEHGGILRIFPEGKPYVADIKPLFDRLLLFWSDRRNPHEVQPSYATRYAITVWYFDSEERAEAKRRFKNLTASNQSGSSS; translated from the exons ATGCCGTTCATCGAACACGTATCGGACGCGGACCTGGAGCGCGTGGCCCTGGTGCGCGTCGTGCCGTCGCTCCTGACGCACGGCTTCTGCTGCGTGGACGGGCTGCTGGGGGAGCTGACCGGCGGCATCGTGCTGGAGCAGGTGAAGGACATGCACTGCTCCGGGATGCTGCAGGACGGCCGGCTGGCGGGCTCCGTCCCGGGCGTCCACCGGAAGAGCATCCGCGGGGATAAAATCGCGTGGGTGAGCGGCACGGAACGCGGCTGTGAGGCCATCAGCTTCCTGTTGGACCTGATCGACCGGCTCGTGTCCGTGTGCGCGAGCCGACTGGGGACCAAGGCGATCCGGGAGAGGTCAAAG GCCATGGTGGCTTGTTACCCTGGAAACGGCGCTGGTTACGTCAAACATGTCGACAACCCGAATGGTGATGGACGCTGCATCACCTGCATCTACTACCTCAACAAGAACTGGAACCCCACG GAACACGGTGGCATCCTCCGGATCTTCCCCGAAGGAAAACCGTATGTGGCCGACATCAAACCGCTGTTCGACCGCCTGCTGTTGTTCTGGTCCGACCGCCGCAACCCCCATGAGGTGCAGCCGTCCTACGCCACCAG atatGCCATCACAGTCTGGTATTTCGACTCTGAGGAAAGAGCTGAAGCCAAGAGACGCTTCAAGAACCtgacag CGTCCAATCAGAGCGGCTCCTCCAGCTGA